The sequence GGTATCGAGGGAGAACATCTCCGAGAAGACGCTCCTCAAGCTCTTGGGGATGTTCGTCATCTCCCGGAAATCGAGGTTCCCCTGGTTGTAGACCCAGCGGAAGAGCTGGCGGGCGCGATACTTCTCCTTGCCAAGCGCTCCTATCTGCGCCTCGAGACGGGAAAGGGTGAGACCGAAAAACTCTTCCATTGCCTGACTGACTCTCCGGTGTGGGTCCTTGACGAACGCGAAACACCATACGATATCAGAAAAAGCTTATTCTTTCAAGATATTCAGAGGGTTAACGCCAATGGCGGCGGGGAGGATGGCCGCGGTGACCCCAGTAACCCCGGGGAGGACCGTGCCACCGCCGGTAGCCCGACCATACGGGATATCGGGGACCCCACCAACGCCACGCATAGGGTCGATACGGATAGCGGTAGGGATACCAGGAATAGCCCCATGCCGGACCTACCCCGACATAGATGTACTCATGAGTGACTGCTGGTGCCGGGATCGCTTCGGGAGGGAAAGCGGCCACCGCCGCACCCGGGTCTGGACCGGCCGGCGCGGGACGCATTGTCGACTGCCGGGGTTCGCTCCCACCACTCGCAGGAAGTTCTGTAGCCCCATCCCTCGCCTTGTTCCATTTGTCCCATTCGTCCGCCGGCCTGTTCGTGGTGTAAACGGGGGCCCTGCCATCCTTCCTCATGACGAGGCGCGTCCCAACGATGATCTTCATCCTGCCCTTCGGCTGGACGACGTAGAGCTCGCCGGCAAAGACCGACACCTCCGTCTCTGACGCCCCGCTGACATCCACGCGGAAGGTGGACCGGTCGAACACGTCAACCTCAGCGGAAGGCGTGCTGAAAAAGAGGGGATATCCCTTGAGGCCCTTATAGTTGACATGGGCCTTGCCGCTCTCGAGCAGGAAGTGAACCGCCCCGCGCTCGATGGAGAGGACCTTGAGCCGACTCCCTCCGGCGACCCTCAACACGCTGCCGTCACGTATGAAGACCTCCGCGTTACCCGGCCCCGCCACCAGGATGGCCTCACCTTCGGCAAGGGCCCTGTTGGCTTTAGCCGGCACTCCCCTGACGGAATTGGCTGCGATGTGCTCGACGGAGCCCTCGACGTAGTTCACGTAAACGGCGCCGGGAGGGGAAGCATGCAGGCCCACACCAAGCACGAGGAGGATGAGAACCATCGTTACCGTTCCTGCCGCTATCTTCATCTCGCCCCTTTCTCGAATCTCTCTATTCTAGCACCTTCTTCACCAGAAGTGCACGCGGTATCAGTTTCTGGCCTGCTTCGCCGGCGCGCTCTGCTGCGCCTTGAGACCGCTGCCGCCGCTTGCGGGTACCGGCTTTGAAGCCTCACTCTTGTCGGGCGCTGCCGCGGGAGGGGCGGCCTTTTCCTTTGCCGGGCTCTGCCTGGCCGCCTGCGGCTCAGCTTTTTCCTTTTGCACCGCGGCCGGCCTCTGCTCCACGCGAGGTGCTGCCTGACGGGGCGCCTGCTGCGCTCTCACGACGGGTTGTGCCGGCCTCTGTATGCTCTGGGCCGCCGGCGCGGTCACGGCTGCGGGCCTCGCCTGCACAGGCGCGCTCACCGACCGGGTAGGGGCATTGCGTGGCGCCGCGGGCTGACGATTCTCTGGAACACGCACTATCGGGGTATTCTGACTGCCGCTCACCGCCATGGTTGGTGAACGTTCTGCCGTCCTTCCAGCCTGCGCCGCACGTTCGGCATTTTGAGGCGGCGCGGTCACGGCTGCGGGCCTCGCCGCGGCCCTATCTGCGACCGGTGCGGATGCCTGAGGGATGACGCGTCCCGGGAACGTGCTGTCCGGTCGCACGGCGGAAGGTGCCGCCGGGACGGGTTGGGGCGTCCCGGAGACGCTCGAGGACCGGCCCACGCCTATTCTTTCCGCGAGAGGCCTCGCATTCACCGGCGATACCGTATTGTTTCCCGTCGTGCCGCGCACCACAGGGGTCGGGACGGAGCCTCCCGTCGCCTTACCCCAAGGTCCACCATCCCTCCTGTCTTCGGGGGTCTTCTTTTCCGCTGCCGGGACGCTTACCCCCGGCTGTCTTGCAGACGCCCCCGTGCCAGGCTGCGTGCCCCTCTTCCCGGCACCCTCGATACGCGTTGCCAGAGACGGTGCGGCGGCAGATCTCTGTCCGACCACCGGGGCCGGCTGCGGCACGGCGCTCGTCTTCTGCGTCGACGCGGACGGGACTCCGCCGCCGCGCGTCGGTGCGGCGGACGTCCGGGGCTGACCCGGCATCCCCGCCTCCGTCTTCGGACGGTCTATGGTCCGCACCGGTTCGCTCTTCGCCCTCGCGGGGACAACACCAGCGGGAAGACTGACCTTCCTCAAGGGCACAGTGCCGGTCTTCTCCACGTTCACTCTGACGGTTTTCGCCCGCAGCATGCTGTCGCGCTCCACGCTGACCACCGCGTCCCTGACGCCGGCGTTCGCGTACGTCGTCCGCGCCGTGCTCACCGAGCGCTCGAGGGTAACATTGTTATATATGGTGTAATTGTTCGTCTGGTGGATGACGGGGGCCCTGCGGCGGTCATAGGTCTCACCGGGGGCGAGCGGAACCCATCCGACGTGTCTCGATGAATGCACCCAGGCGACATGCGCCGGTTCCCAGCGGACATGGCCCCGCGCCGGCGGGACCCAGCACCATCCGGCATGGCGGTGATGGACCCATCGTCCATAATGGTACGGCGCCCAACCCCAGGGCTCGTAGCCGACCCACACGTAGCTTCCCCCGATCCAGACCCAGCGCCCGAAACGATAGGGAGACCAGGTGCTGACGGTTATCACCGTAGGGGCCCAGGCGTAGCCGTACTCCGGGGTATAGACCCATTGTCCGTTCGCGTCGAGATCGGACGAGTACGTCCGGAGCTCCTCGGGCAGGTAGGCGGTACTCTCACCGGTGGACACGGCCGCGAATGTCGCCCTGTCCCTCTCGGTGTTCCACCTCTGCCACTCGTCGGCGGAGCGCAGTCCCATGA comes from Syntrophorhabdus sp. and encodes:
- a CDS encoding 23S rRNA (adenine(2503)-C(2))-methyltransferase RlmN (23S rRNA m2A2503 methyltransferase; methylates the C2 position of the A2530 nucleotide in 23S rRNA; may be involved in antibiotic resistance); translation: MEEFFGLTLSRLEAQIGALGKEKYRARQLFRWVYNQGNLDFREMTNIPKSLRSVFSEMFSLDT
- a CDS encoding FecR domain-containing protein, with the protein product MKIAAGTVTMVLILLVLGVGLHASPPGAVYVNYVEGSVEHIAANSVRGVPAKANRALAEGEAILVAGPGNAEVFIRDGSVLRVAGGSRLKVLSIERGAVHFLLESGKAHVNYKGLKGYPLFFSTPSAEVDVFDRSTFRVDVSGASETEVSVFAGELYVVQPKGRMKIIVGTRLVMRKDGRAPVYTTNRPADEWDKWNKARDGATELPASGGSEPRQSTMRPAPAGPDPGAAVAAFPPEAIPAPAVTHEYIYVGVGPAWGYSWYPYRYPYRPYAWRWWGPRYPVWSGYRRWHGPPRGYWGHRGHPPRRHWR